A genomic window from Lentibacter algarum includes:
- a CDS encoding VOC family protein — MKIEQIHHVAYRCRDAKETVEWYSKMLNMDFILAIAEDHVPSTHEPDPYMHIFMDAGNGNVLAFFELPTKPEMGRDPNTPIWVQHIAFKVKDRAELLEFKEHLEAQGVDVLGVTDHSIFHSIYFFDPNGHRVELACPDPAEDALLSKLDAVKWDMLEEWSRTKKAPKHAEWLHKKELSKA; from the coding sequence ATGAAAATCGAACAGATCCATCACGTCGCCTACCGTTGCCGTGACGCCAAAGAGACCGTTGAGTGGTACAGCAAAATGCTCAACATGGATTTCATTCTCGCGATCGCTGAAGATCACGTTCCCTCAACACATGAGCCGGACCCTTACATGCATATTTTTATGGATGCAGGGAACGGCAACGTCTTGGCCTTTTTTGAACTGCCCACCAAACCAGAAATGGGCCGCGATCCAAACACGCCAATCTGGGTGCAACACATTGCTTTTAAGGTAAAAGATCGGGCCGAACTCCTCGAATTCAAAGAACATCTAGAAGCCCAAGGCGTTGACGTTCTGGGGGTCACAGATCATTCGATATTCCACTCGATCTACTTCTTTGATCCAAATGGCCACCGTGTCGAACTCGCCTGCCCTGACCCAGCTGAAGACGCGCTGCTCTCCAAGTTGGATGCCGTCAAATGGGATATGCTCGAAGAGTGGAGCCGCACTAAAAAGGCCCCAAAACATGCTGAGTGGTTGCACAAGAAAGAGCTGTCAAAAGCCTGA